The DNA region CATAGGCGCCGGAAAATACCTGACCACCATCGAAGCCAGTAATGTTGATATCGTCCAACTGCAAATCGGCACATCGATGGCCAACCTGGGACTAAAATTGACGACCGGCAATTACAAGCTGGCAAAAGTTATGGGGAGCGGCGTTGTTATTGAAAATGTCTATTTTAAGGGGGGCGGTTGGGCAAGCACTCGGGGGACCGGGATCTATTTTGACGGTACCGCTAACAGTGCCGGCGGCAGGGTTACGAGTTGTGAAGTTGTGGATTGCACTTACGGAATCAATCTTTATTATTTCACCTCTAACAGCAACGTGACGATCGAAAGCTCGACCATCAGGAGCAATTATTACCATGGGATCTGGATTGACAGCTGGGGGCAGAGCGGTGGCGGGAAGCTGGTCGATATTCATAATAACCTGTTCAGGAACAACAATGCCAACAACAGTTACGCCGGTATTTATGTCAACATGTATAATCCGGGAAGCACCATCAGCATAGTTAACAATACTTTCAGCGAGAATTATGTTAGCTTGTACTCTAACAGCGCCGATAACAGCATCACTTTCAAGAACAACATCGTGGTCAACTCCCCCCGTTTGAACCGGGGGGCAAAGTATGGAACATACGGGATCTACCGCTCGAGCGGTAGCATCAACGTCAGCTACTGCGATTTTTGGAACGTGCGGAGCGTGTATAACGCGGCGACCGGGATAACGTGGGGGAGCGGGAACATTGCGGTCTTTCCCCGGTTTGTCGACCCGGTCAACGCCGACCTGCGGCTGCATAGCGGGTCAGCGTGTCTGGGAGCGGGAGAGGGGGCGAACATTGGCTATTACGACGGGGCGGGCGAAGCGGGATCGCCGTATCGGGAAGAGTCGTACGTGAACAACGTAACCGGGACCGACCAAACGGCGTCCGGGGAGAGCGCGGCAAGTCCGTACCAGACGATAACGTTTGCCAACCAGTACACGTTGAACACGATCCACGTGCTGGAGAGCGGCCAGAAGTACAACGCCGGCAACGGAGAAAGTTTTCCGCTCGACCTGGGGAGAGACAAGCGGCTGGCGGGAGCCGGTCCGGCGCAGGTGACGATCGAGGGTTATGGGAACGATACCTGGGTGGCGAACACGTCGCTGAACTTCAGCATCGGATTGTACGACAACAGCACGGTGGAAGGGGTGACGATCCAGGGATACAGCGGGTCGAATGCATACTACGGGACCTATATCTACGGCGGCGGGACGAAGCTCTTGAATTCACAGCTGATCGGCGGGGGAAAGGCGGCCAGCCGGGGGACCGCGGTCTTCTACGACGGGCAATTTGGGACTAACACCGGCGGCTTGATCAGCGGCTGTGATATTAACAATTCCTCTTATGGAATCAATCTTTATTATTTCACCTCTAACAGCAACGTGACGATCGAAAGCTCGACCATCAGGAGCAATTATTACCATGGGATCTGGATTGACAGCTGGGGGCAGAGCGGTGGCGGGAAGCTGGTCGATATTCATAATAACCTGTTCAGGAACAACAATGCCAACAACAGTTACGCCGGTATTTATGTCAACATGTATAATCCGGGAAGCACCATCAGCATAGTTAACAATACTTTCAGCGAGAATTATGTTAGCTTGTACTCTAACAGCGCCGATAACAGCATCACTTTCAAGAACAACATCGTGGTCAACTCCCCCCGTTTGAACCGGGGGGCAAAGTATGGAACATACGGGATCTACCGCTCGAGCGGTAGCATCAACGTCAGCTACTGCGATTTTTGGAACGTGCGGAGCGTGTATAACGCGGCGACCGGGATAACGTGGGGGAGCGGGAACATTGCGGTCTTTCCCCGGTTTGTCGACCCGGTCAACGCCGACCTGCGGCTGCATAGCGGGTCAGCGTGTCTGGGAGCGGGAGAGGGGGCGAACATTGGCTATTACGACGGGGCGGGCGAAGCGGGATCGCCGTATCGGGAAGAGTCGTACGTGAACAACGTAACCGGGACCGACCAAACGGCGTCCGGGGAGAGCGCGGCAAGTCCGTACCAGACGATAACGTTTGCCAACCAGTACACGTTGAACACGATCCACGTGCTGGAGAGCGGCCAGAAGTACAACGCCGGCAACGGAGAAAGTTTTCCGCTCGACCTGGGGAGAGACAAGCGGCTGGCGGGAGCCGGTCCGGCGCAGGTGACGATCGAGGGTTATGGGAACGATACCTGGGTGGCGAACACGTCGCTGAACTTCAGCATCGGATTGTACGACAACAGCACGGTGGAAGGGGTGACGATCCAGGGATACAGCGGGTCGAATGCATACTACGGGACCTATATCTACGGCGGCGGGACGAAGCTCTTGAATTCACAGCTGATCGGCGGGGGAAAGGCGGCCAGCCGGGGGACCGCGGTCTTCTACGACGGGCAATTTGGGACTAACACCGGCGGCTTGATCAGCGGCTGTGATATTAACAATNNNNNNNNNNGACGAAGCTCTTGAATTCACAGCTGATCGGCGGGGGAAAGGCGGCCAGCCGGGGGACCGCGGTCTTCTACGACGGGCAATTTGGGACTAACACCGGCGGCTTGATCAGCGGCTGTGATATTAACAATGGCACTTACGGAATCTATCTTTATTATATGACCTCCAACAGCAACGTGACGATCGAAAGCTCAACCATCAGGAGCAATTATTACCATGGGATCTGGCTCGATAGCTGGGGGCAGAGCGGCGGCGGGAAGCTGGTCGATATTCACAACAACGTGATCAGAGACAATAGTACCAGCAACGGTTACGCCGGAGTTTATCTCAATACTTACTACACCGGCAATCCGGTTAAGATAATTAACAATACCATTGTCTTG from Candidatus Margulisiibacteriota bacterium includes:
- a CDS encoding DUF1565 domain-containing protein produces the protein MQSKLKKIGRFCFGVILLGAICPAVFAADYYVDAAASTGNLTGDGTSGNPWQTMTFALTQTTTGDVIHAAAGIYKASGMTGSNETFPLTISKYRTLIGAGKYLTTIEASNVDIVQLQIGTSMANLGLKLTTGNYKLAKVMGSGVVIENVYFKGGGWASTRGTGIYFDGTANSAGGRVTSCEVVDCTYGINLYYFTSNSNVTIESSTIRSNYYHGIWIDSWGQSGGGKLVDIHNNLFRNNNANNSYAGIYVNMYNPGSTISIVNNTFSENYVSLYSNSADNSITFKNNIVVNSPRLNRGAKYGTYGIYRSSGSINVSYCDFWNVRSVYNAATGITWGSGNIAVFPRFVDPVNADLRLHSGSACLGAGEGANIGYYDGAGEAGSPYREESYVNNVTGTDQTASGESAASPYQTITFANQYTLNTIHVLESGQKYNAGNGESFPLDLGRDKRLAGAGPAQVTIEGYGNDTWVANTSLNFSIGLYDNSTVEGVTIQGYSGSNAYYGTYIYGGGTKLLNSQLIGGGKAASRGTAVFYDGQFGTNTGGLISGCDINNSSYGINLYYFTSNSNVTIESSTIRSNYYHGIWIDSWGQSGGGKLVDIHNNLFRNNNANNSYAGIYVNMYNPGSTISIVNNTFSENYVSLYSNSADNSITFKNNIVVNSPRLNRGAKYGTYGIYRSSGSINVSYCDFWNVRSVYNAATGITWGSGNIAVFPRFVDPVNADLRLHSGSACLGAGEGANIGYYDGAGEAGSPYREESYVNNVTGTDQTASGESAASPYQTITFANQYTLNTIHVLESGQKYNAGNGESFPLDLGRDKRLAGAGPAQVTIEGYGNDTWVANTSLNFSIGLYDNSTVEGVTIQGYSGSNAYYGTYIYGGGTKLLNSQLIGGGKAASRGTAVFYDGQFGTNTGGLISGCDINN